One Drosophila kikkawai strain 14028-0561.14 chromosome 3L, DkikHiC1v2, whole genome shotgun sequence genomic window carries:
- the LOC108070546 gene encoding LOW QUALITY PROTEIN: nuclear transcription factor Y subunit beta (The sequence of the model RefSeq protein was modified relative to this genomic sequence to represent the inferred CDS: substituted 1 base at 1 genomic stop codon), with product MAANKSPQQHEQQQQQQQQQHHRQQQHLQIQFQFWWRSPCLLIVVLGLLSMLAGNCVNGQIDGYIAGEDYPAYDAVPKGLAFNCQGRQPGYYADTETRCQVWHWCLHSGHQYSFLCPNGTVFNQAVRVCDWWSNVNCAGSEQLYQNNDELYRIPEKQQSSSDVXYEADDEYKIGTAAANGTTAQQRGGRQRQFQKEKQQQQQQHQLNSNNRIVDSSNYSKMTKNSFRGSMRFTTPSTNPQSSYSSSQQQQQQEQPQQKQQHKSSKNSERKSKPSSSNKPNRLSHSDRESNRNQTRTRNRTHSNSPHQGKKKNPNNSNSNTQNTHNNSRGKQRYNTNKFENDAELKDYKSKIKNKYNIDYDHSLDEEYEIIEAIE from the exons ATGGCAGCGAACAAATCACCGCAGCAGCAtgaacagcaacagcagcagcagcagcagcagcatcacagacagcagcaacatcttcagattcagtttcagttttggTGGAGGAGCCCCTGCCTTCTGATAGTCGTGTTGGGACTGCTCTCGATGCTGGCGGGGAACTGTGTCAATGGG CAAATCGATGGCTATATTGCTGGCGAGGATTACCCCGCTTACGATGCTGTGCCCAAGGGTCTGGCCTTCAACTGCCAGGGTCGCCAGCCAGGTTACTATGCGGACACAGAGACGCGTTGTCAG GTGTGGCATTGGTGCCTCCACTCGGGCCACCAGTACTCCTTCCTCTGCCCCAATGGCACCGTCTTCAACCAGGCCGTTCGCGTCTGCGATTGGTGGTCCAATGTGAACTGCGCCGGCTCGGAGCAGCTCTACCAGAACAACGACGAGCTCTATCGCATCCCCGAGAAGCAGCAGTCGTCGAGTGATGTATGATATGAGGCCGATGATGAGTATAAGATtgggacagcagcagcaaacggAACCACAGCACAGCAGCGCGGAGGCAGACAGCGGCAATTTCAAAAGgagaaacagcaacagcagcagcaacatcaactcAACAGCAACAATAGAATCGTAGATAGCAGCAACTACAGTAAAATGACCAAAAATAGCTTTAGAGGTAGCATGAGATTTACCACACCAAGTACCAATCCTCAATCGTCGTACTCATcatcacagcagcagcagcaacaggagcagccacagcagAAACAGCAACATAAATCTAGTAAAAATAGCGAAAGAAAATCAAAGCCTAGCAGTAGCAATAAGCCCAATAGACTTAGCCATAGCGATAGGGAAAGCAACCGCAACCAAACTAGAACTAGGAATCGCACTCACAGCAATAGCCCGCATcaaggcaaaaaaaagaacccaAACAATAGCAATTCCAACACCCAAAACACCCACAACAACTCGCGAGGCAAGCAGCGCTATAACACTAACAAATTCGAAAACGATGCGGAGCTCAAGGATTACAAGAGCAAGATCAAGAACAAATACAACATCGATTATGACCATTCTTTGGATGAAGAATATGAAATAATCGAGGCCATCGAATGA